One Fundidesulfovibrio magnetotacticus genomic region harbors:
- a CDS encoding glycosyltransferase family 4 protein → MSTGRVWATLDPFLERGPTLGRIQANKAFLQALLAQDPFDAYRFYLPSKAAGSDFARLAAELPGNLPGLSKVFLLDRRDLPREIERTPHHAFHLSDCIMHPAYLAAVRNARSRQIFPVTAVTHSLSYARYGQDFLKHLSPCTTPRDAMVATSATAAKVVRGYYGLLRQGYDLDPAAYPEPGVEVIPLGVDSTLYAPADGRKRQELRTRLGFGEETVFLVLARLCLSSKMDFLPLLRAFHRLALAGTPLSAVRLVLAGHAEPDGWGRPTFEELALNIGLALTVIESPSEEAKRELYQAADVFLSPSDNLQETFGLTLLEAQASGLPVVASDFDGYRDLVLPEETGLLARTIGPRDTSDVDLLAPLRFDNHTHLLLAQRLAVDVGGLARAIERLSVDPAARRAMAQAARRHALGYSWEEIARRHVALWETLWERPVPEQPAAAHPMAVDYARVFASYPTKRLAESDTLQATRLGSAVYRGQDHPVVHVGMEDMVDMQAVRSLLVLARKPRPFGELALALPAAVEGIDAVRAETLVLWCLKHDLLELSRG, encoded by the coding sequence CTTTCTCCAGGCGCTCCTAGCCCAGGACCCCTTCGACGCCTACCGCTTCTACCTGCCCTCCAAAGCCGCGGGATCGGACTTCGCCAGACTCGCGGCGGAGCTGCCCGGCAACCTGCCAGGGCTCTCAAAGGTTTTCCTGCTGGACCGGCGCGACCTGCCCCGCGAGATCGAGCGCACCCCGCATCACGCCTTCCACCTGTCGGACTGCATCATGCACCCGGCTTATCTGGCCGCCGTGCGCAACGCACGGTCCCGGCAAATCTTTCCCGTAACGGCCGTGACGCATTCGCTCAGTTACGCGCGTTACGGGCAGGATTTTCTCAAACACCTGAGTCCCTGCACCACCCCGCGCGACGCGATGGTGGCAACTTCGGCCACGGCGGCAAAGGTGGTGCGCGGCTACTACGGCCTCCTGCGTCAGGGTTATGACCTGGACCCGGCAGCCTACCCGGAGCCCGGCGTGGAGGTGATCCCCCTCGGCGTGGACTCGACCCTCTACGCCCCGGCCGACGGCCGGAAGCGCCAGGAACTGCGAACGCGCCTTGGCTTCGGCGAGGAGACGGTGTTCCTGGTGCTGGCAAGGCTCTGCCTGAGTTCCAAGATGGACTTTCTCCCCCTGCTGCGCGCCTTCCACCGCCTGGCCCTGGCGGGGACACCCCTCTCGGCCGTGCGCCTCGTGCTGGCCGGACATGCCGAGCCCGACGGCTGGGGCCGCCCTACCTTCGAGGAACTGGCGCTCAACATCGGCCTGGCCCTCACCGTGATCGAAAGCCCCTCCGAGGAGGCAAAGCGGGAGCTCTACCAGGCCGCCGATGTGTTCCTCTCGCCCTCGGACAACCTCCAGGAGACCTTCGGGCTCACGCTGCTGGAGGCCCAGGCTTCGGGTCTGCCGGTCGTCGCCTCGGACTTTGACGGCTACCGCGACCTGGTCCTGCCGGAGGAAACGGGACTCCTGGCGCGCACCATCGGCCCCCGCGACACCTCCGACGTGGACCTCCTGGCGCCCCTGCGCTTCGACAACCACACCCACCTTCTGCTGGCCCAGCGCCTGGCCGTGGACGTGGGCGGTCTGGCCCGGGCCATCGAGCGCCTGTCCGTCGACCCGGCGGCGCGGCGCGCCATGGCCCAGGCCGCGCGCCGTCACGCCCTGGGCTACTCCTGGGAGGAGATCGCGCGCCGCCACGTGGCGCTCTGGGAGACTCTCTGGGAGCGCCCCGTTCCCGAACAGCCCGCCGCCGCGCACCCCATGGCCGTGGACTATGCCCGGGTTTTCGCTTCCTACCCCACCAAGCGCCTGGCCGAATCGGACACGCTCCAGGCCACGCGTCTGGGATCGGCGGTCTATCGCGGGCAGGACCACCCCGTGGTCCACGTCGGAATGGAGGACATGGTGGACATGCAGGCCGTGCGCTCCCTGCTGGTGCTGGCGCGCAAGCCCCGACCCTTCGGGGAGCTGGCCCTGGCGCTTCCGGCCGCCGTGGAGGGGATCGACGCCGTGCGGGCCGAGACCCTCGTGCTGTGGTGCCTCAAGCACGACCTGCTGGAACTCAGCCGTGGCTGA
- a CDS encoding glycosyltransferase, giving the protein MADRPGVHHHAVLRRRGGAARVARTLAARLEPERRAGLSCEIDEPDDPQSGDSPTHVTLVAPEDLAGHAPDGVLVHAHATRDWPGLLSGFAGAGRPLALTLHDCSPFTGGCIAPLECPHFQEDCRDPCPRGYPGSAAARAMRREAALAARPVVAAPSRWMARLARAAWPGLGVTVIPNGVEIPAESADKTRARARLGIDPGARVALFLAHGGQRAGCKGGGRFEAIRLALRQRAPQALAGRLLVLTAGGDEARRSEGELVLPYVEGEWLEALYAASDVLAYPTLADNHPLVVLEAMAHGLPVVSYAVGGIPEQLPEGEGGLLVSPGDEACLVGRVLDVLGREPLRRDLAARGRERALRHFDAARMASDYERLYAAAFRRA; this is encoded by the coding sequence GTGGCTGACCGGCCGGGCGTGCACCATCATGCGGTGCTGCGCCGCCGGGGCGGGGCGGCGCGGGTGGCCCGTACGCTGGCCGCGCGCCTGGAGCCGGAACGCCGCGCGGGCCTGAGCTGCGAGATCGACGAACCCGACGACCCGCAATCCGGTGATTCGCCGACCCACGTGACGCTGGTCGCCCCGGAGGACCTGGCGGGGCATGCGCCGGACGGGGTGCTGGTCCATGCGCACGCCACCCGGGACTGGCCAGGGCTCCTCTCGGGCTTCGCCGGGGCCGGACGCCCCCTGGCGCTCACGCTGCACGACTGTTCGCCCTTCACGGGGGGGTGCATCGCTCCTTTGGAGTGTCCCCATTTTCAAGAGGATTGCCGCGACCCCTGCCCGCGCGGCTATCCCGGCTCCGCGGCGGCTCGCGCCATGAGGCGTGAAGCGGCCCTGGCCGCCAGGCCCGTCGTGGCCGCGCCCTCGCGCTGGATGGCCAGGCTCGCGCGCGCGGCCTGGCCCGGCCTGGGCGTCACGGTGATCCCCAACGGGGTGGAGATTCCGGCCGAGTCGGCGGACAAGACCCGGGCGCGCGCGCGCCTGGGCATCGACCCCGGGGCGCGGGTGGCGCTCTTCCTGGCCCATGGCGGGCAGCGCGCCGGATGCAAAGGGGGAGGGCGCTTCGAGGCCATCCGTCTGGCTCTGCGCCAGCGCGCTCCCCAGGCCCTGGCCGGGCGGCTCCTGGTGCTCACGGCCGGAGGCGACGAGGCCCGGCGGAGCGAAGGGGAACTCGTGCTCCCGTACGTGGAAGGCGAATGGCTCGAAGCCCTCTACGCGGCGTCGGACGTCCTGGCCTACCCCACCCTGGCCGACAACCACCCCCTGGTGGTGCTGGAGGCCATGGCCCACGGGCTTCCCGTGGTCAGCTACGCGGTGGGGGGCATCCCGGAACAACTGCCGGAAGGGGAGGGGGGGCTGCTGGTCTCGCCGGGCGACGAGGCGTGCCTTGTCGGGCGCGTACTCGACGTGCTCGGACGCGAGCCGCTCCGGCGCGATCTCGCGGCGCGCGGACGCGAACGCGCCCTGCGCCACTTCGACGCGGCGCGCATGGCTTCCGACTACGAACGGCTCTACGCGGCGGCGTTTCGTCGCGCCTGA
- a CDS encoding amphi-Trp domain-containing protein, with protein sequence MSDKTVLLDVEETMLRYDAAVALRKLADDLAQGTLPSAEGGVAVGETLKVEMKGKVKPKDAGVKGSLKVELSWRT encoded by the coding sequence ATGAGCGACAAGACCGTTCTTCTGGACGTTGAGGAGACCATGCTGCGCTACGACGCCGCCGTGGCTCTTAGGAAGCTGGCCGACGACCTTGCCCAGGGGACGCTCCCCTCGGCCGAGGGCGGCGTGGCCGTGGGCGAGACCCTGAAAGTGGAGATGAAAGGAAAAGTGAAGCCCAAGGACGCAGGAGTGAAGGGCTCCCTCAAGGTGGAGCTTTCCTGGCGCACCTGA